In bacterium, one DNA window encodes the following:
- a CDS encoding NAD(P)H-dependent oxidoreductase subunit E, with the protein MSYPLARPSKTIPPATRERLARLLAEYRRKPDALLTALYLVQAECNCLSDEVLTELADILEMPKSVIYEVTTFYALYSTRPQGTNIIMVCQNLCCFLRGTDDVIMAFARELGIQPGQTTADGRFTLRPVECLAACERAPAVQINERLMGPITPADVPQLIAEYRR; encoded by the coding sequence GTGAGCTACCCGCTGGCCCGGCCGTCCAAGACCATCCCGCCGGCGACGCGCGAGCGGCTCGCGCGGCTCCTCGCCGAGTACCGGCGCAAGCCCGACGCGCTGCTCACGGCGCTGTACCTGGTGCAGGCCGAGTGCAACTGCCTCTCCGACGAGGTGCTCACCGAGCTGGCGGACATCCTCGAGATGCCCAAGTCCGTGATCTACGAGGTCACCACCTTCTATGCCCTCTACTCGACGCGGCCGCAGGGCACGAACATCATCATGGTCTGCCAGAACCTCTGCTGCTTCCTGCGCGGCACCGATGACGTGATCATGGCGTTCGCGCGCGAGCTGGGCATCCAGCCCGGGCAGACGACGGCGGACGGCCGGTTCACGCTGCGCCCCGTGGAGTGCCTCGCCGCCTGCGAGCGCGCGCCGGCGGTGCAGATCAACGAGCGGCTCATGGGGCCGATCACCCCGGCCGACGTGCCCCAGCTGATCGCGGAGTACCGCCGGTGA